Proteins co-encoded in one Sporosarcina sp. FSL K6-1522 genomic window:
- a CDS encoding glycosyltransferase: protein MVTISLCMIVKNEEAVIGRCLDSVSALVEEIIIVDTGSTDRTKEICQRYTDRVVDFQWIEDFAAARNFSFQQATQNYILWLDADDVLTVEAQEKLRLLKQTLSPSIDAVSMDYHLGFDEDGNVTSRLKRYRLVKKAKQFQWIGAVHEFLEVSGNVMDSDIAITHSPLSHDDERNIRIYRKLLESGAPLSPRDTFYFANELVDHQHFEEAIHYYQTFLDSKLGWVEDNIRACLKLADCYYQLDNQEKAQQATLQTLLYDAPRPETCCRLGYYFMEQGNHTAAIHWYQQALLDENQLHLSFENIAFSTWLPHLQLCVLYDRLQNYTKAYEHNETAREFRPTDTRILGNKKYLDTLLKK from the coding sequence ATGGTAACGATAAGTTTGTGCATGATTGTCAAAAACGAAGAGGCTGTCATCGGGAGGTGCTTAGACTCAGTCAGTGCGTTGGTCGAAGAAATCATCATTGTTGATACAGGTTCTACGGATCGCACGAAAGAAATTTGTCAGCGATATACGGATCGAGTTGTTGATTTTCAATGGATAGAGGATTTTGCAGCAGCACGGAATTTTTCATTTCAACAAGCGACTCAAAACTATATCCTGTGGTTAGATGCCGACGATGTGTTGACTGTGGAGGCTCAGGAAAAGCTTAGACTGCTCAAACAGACGTTGTCTCCTTCCATTGATGCCGTGTCGATGGACTATCATTTAGGTTTTGATGAGGATGGCAATGTCACCTCTCGCTTAAAAAGGTATCGCTTGGTTAAAAAGGCCAAACAGTTTCAGTGGATTGGCGCTGTCCATGAGTTTCTTGAGGTATCAGGGAATGTAATGGACAGTGATATCGCCATCACCCACTCCCCCCTAAGCCATGATGACGAACGGAATATTCGAATCTATCGCAAGCTGCTCGAATCAGGGGCCCCACTATCCCCACGTGATACATTTTACTTTGCTAATGAATTGGTCGATCATCAACATTTTGAAGAAGCCATCCACTACTATCAAACATTTCTCGATTCAAAGTTAGGATGGGTTGAGGATAATATTCGCGCATGCCTGAAGCTTGCAGATTGCTACTATCAACTAGACAACCAAGAAAAGGCGCAACAAGCTACCTTGCAAACGCTACTCTATGACGCGCCACGTCCCGAAACCTGTTGTCGACTTGGCTATTATTTTATGGAACAAGGCAATCATACAGCCGCTATTCATTGGTACCAACAAGCCTTGTTGGATGAAAACCAGCTACACCTCAGCTTTGAGAACATCGCCTTTTCCACCTGGTTACCTCACCTTCAATTATGCGTCCTCTATGATCGACTCCAAAACTACACCAAAGCCTACGAACACAACGAAACCGCACGAGAATTTAGGCCAACGGATACGCGCATACTTGGAAATAAAAAATACTTAGATACGCTTTTGAAGAAATAA
- a CDS encoding 2-isopropylmalate synthase, giving the protein MRKIDIFDTTLRDGEQSAGINLNTAEKLEIAKQLEKFGATIIEAGFPASSPGDFEAVQRIANTVKKSTVTGLARAMKSDIETSWEALRGAEQPHLHVFLATSPIHMEYKLQKTPDQVVDIAVEAVKYARKFFPLVQWSAEDAFRSDREFLVRIINQVIAAGATVINIPDTVGYATPQEYGALFKYLKENVTGIDNVKLSAHCHNDLGMAVANSIAAIENGADQVEGTINGIGERAGNAALEEIAVALHVRKDFYGLETGINLQEIKRTSQLVSQLTGVVIQPNKAVVGKNAFAHESGIHQDGYLKNRETYEIITPELIGDKTEPLALGKHSGRHAFKDRAITMGFDLDDDKLNKAFAEFKKLADRKKEITEDDLFVLFTDQQIKHKDTPVYELTNVQVQYGTANIPTATVSAVEPSGESVTVAATGAGSVEAIFNTLEQLVTGKVHILDYRVTSIGKGRDALGEAVVNLSIDGEVSIGRDVAQDVLEASAKAYLNAINRHLMKIATPVRAVVTEVN; this is encoded by the coding sequence GTGCGAAAAATTGACATATTTGATACGACACTTCGGGACGGAGAACAATCAGCGGGTATTAATCTAAATACAGCTGAGAAATTAGAAATTGCGAAGCAACTTGAAAAATTCGGGGCAACAATTATTGAAGCAGGGTTTCCTGCTTCATCCCCGGGTGATTTTGAAGCGGTTCAACGCATTGCGAACACGGTAAAAAAGTCGACAGTAACAGGTCTTGCCCGTGCGATGAAAAGTGATATTGAAACGTCATGGGAGGCACTTCGTGGTGCGGAACAACCTCATTTACATGTCTTTTTAGCAACATCACCGATTCATATGGAATACAAGCTTCAAAAAACACCTGATCAAGTTGTGGATATTGCGGTAGAAGCGGTGAAATATGCGCGTAAGTTTTTCCCACTTGTCCAATGGTCGGCGGAAGATGCTTTCCGTTCAGACCGAGAATTCCTCGTTCGCATTATCAATCAAGTCATTGCAGCTGGTGCAACAGTTATTAATATACCAGATACAGTCGGCTATGCAACGCCGCAAGAATATGGTGCTTTGTTTAAATACTTAAAAGAAAATGTAACAGGTATTGACAACGTCAAGCTATCTGCACATTGTCACAATGACCTTGGCATGGCGGTTGCCAACTCGATTGCAGCGATTGAAAATGGTGCCGATCAAGTTGAAGGAACGATCAATGGTATTGGTGAACGTGCTGGAAATGCTGCACTTGAAGAAATTGCCGTAGCACTTCATGTCCGTAAAGATTTTTATGGACTTGAAACAGGTATCAATCTACAGGAAATCAAGCGCACAAGCCAGCTTGTCAGTCAATTGACAGGCGTTGTGATCCAGCCAAACAAAGCGGTTGTCGGGAAAAATGCCTTTGCGCATGAATCGGGTATTCACCAAGATGGTTATCTGAAAAACCGTGAAACATATGAAATCATTACGCCCGAACTCATTGGCGATAAAACAGAACCGCTTGCCCTTGGGAAGCATTCTGGCCGACACGCATTCAAAGATCGTGCCATTACAATGGGCTTCGATTTGGATGATGACAAGTTGAATAAAGCATTTGCGGAGTTTAAAAAATTAGCAGACCGTAAAAAGGAAATTACAGAAGACGATCTGTTCGTTTTATTCACAGACCAGCAAATTAAACATAAGGACACACCTGTTTATGAATTGACGAATGTGCAAGTTCAGTATGGAACGGCGAACATTCCAACGGCAACTGTATCAGCGGTTGAGCCAAGCGGCGAATCCGTGACAGTAGCAGCGACAGGTGCTGGATCAGTAGAAGCGATTTTCAATACATTGGAGCAACTCGTCACAGGAAAAGTCCATATTTTGGATTACCGTGTGACATCCATTGGAAAAGGCCGCGATGCACTTGGCGAAGCAGTCGTCAACTTGAGCATAGATGGTGAAGTATCCATTGGGCGCGATGTTGCGCAAGACGTATTGGAAGCATCGGCAAAAGCATATTTGAATGCCATTAACAGACATTTGATGAAAATAGCAACGCCAGTGAGAGCCGTTGTTACTGAAGTGAATTAA
- a CDS encoding exosporium glycoprotein BclB-related protein, giving the protein MDFYSFARRGFTSGNGCNGSNICSGCHKCCNCCCCPSDGQGATGATGATGPPGAQGPIGPQGVQGIQGVPGPTGNTGAQGIQGVPGIDGVDGATGATGATGATGATGSQGIQGIPGIDGADGATGATGATGSQGIQGVQGIDGVDGATGATGATGAQGIQGVPGIDGADGATGATGATGTQGIQGIPGIDGADGATGATGATGTQGIQGVPGIDGADGATGATGATGTQGIQGIPGIDGADGATGATGATGTQGIQGLPGIDGADGATGATGATGTQGIQGIPGIDGADGATGATGATGTQGIQGLPGIDGADGATGSTGPTGMTGTIGPTGPTGPIGPTGVTGASAIIPFASGVTPVVLTATIAGLVGTTSLVGFGSAVPGVSLVSGNIDLSGLLNYAYIVPRNGVITSLAGFFSVTTGLGVLLGTATVQAQLYVATQSSNTFSPITGATVTLSPSLTGLISVGNISSGITSNLSINVTAGQRLLLVFSVTTTGLNVATTLTGAASGGVAIS; this is encoded by the coding sequence ATGGATTTTTATAGTTTTGCAAGACGTGGATTTACTAGTGGTAATGGATGTAATGGATCAAATATATGCAGTGGTTGCCATAAATGCTGTAATTGTTGCTGTTGTCCAAGTGATGGTCAGGGTGCTACTGGCGCGACTGGGGCTACCGGTCCCCCAGGGGCTCAAGGGCCGATTGGACCTCAGGGTGTTCAAGGTATTCAAGGTGTGCCGGGGCCGACTGGAAATACGGGGGCTCAAGGGATTCAAGGCGTGCCGGGGATTGATGGCGTAGACGGAGCCACTGGGGCGACAGGTGCGACGGGAGCAACCGGCGCAACGGGAAGTCAAGGCATTCAAGGGATTCCGGGAATTGATGGCGCAGATGGAGCCACTGGGGCAACCGGCGCGACAGGAAGTCAAGGCATTCAAGGCGTGCAAGGGATTGACGGCGTAGACGGGGCCACTGGAGCAACCGGCGCGACGGGAGCTCAAGGCATTCAAGGAGTTCCAGGGATTGACGGCGCAGATGGTGCGACGGGAGCAACCGGCGCAACGGGAACTCAAGGCATTCAAGGGATTCCGGGAATTGATGGCGCAGATGGAGCCACTGGGGCAACCGGCGCGACGGGAACTCAAGGCATTCAAGGAGTTCCAGGGATTGACGGCGCAGATGGTGCGACGGGAGCAACCGGCGCAACGGGAACTCAAGGCATTCAAGGGATTCCGGGAATTGATGGCGCAGATGGAGCCACTGGGGCAACCGGCGCGACGGGAACTCAAGGAATTCAAGGCCTACCGGGGATCGATGGCGCAGATGGCGCGACTGGAGCAACCGGCGCAACGGGAACTCAAGGCATTCAAGGGATTCCGGGAATTGATGGCGCAGATGGAGCCACTGGGGCAACCGGCGCGACGGGAACTCAAGGGATTCAAGGCCTACCGGGGATCGATGGCGCAGATGGCGCGACTGGTTCTACTGGACCTACGGGTATGACTGGCACAATTGGACCTACTGGACCTACCGGGCCTATTGGACCTACGGGCGTGACGGGTGCTAGTGCCATCATTCCATTCGCTTCGGGAGTAACACCAGTTGTATTAACAGCCACTATAGCCGGATTAGTTGGAACAACAAGTCTTGTAGGATTTGGAAGTGCTGTTCCAGGTGTTAGCTTGGTAAGTGGTAACATAGACCTTTCTGGTCTTCTAAACTATGCATATATAGTTCCCCGTAATGGCGTCATCACCTCATTAGCCGGATTCTTTAGTGTTACAACGGGACTAGGTGTTCTTCTCGGAACTGCAACGGTTCAGGCGCAGTTATATGTTGCAACGCAAAGCAGCAACACATTCAGCCCAATTACCGGCGCTACTGTTACTCTTTCTCCATCTCTCACAGGTTTAATCTCAGTCGGTAACATCAGTAGCGGTATTACAAGTAACCTATCGATCAATGTAACAGCAGGACAACGCTTGTTACTTGTATTTTCTGTAACTACAACTGGCCTTAACGTCGCAACTACCCTTACAGGTGCTGCAAGTGGTGGTGTAGCTATCAGTTAA
- the leuB gene encoding 3-isopropylmalate dehydrogenase gives MEKRVAVLPGDGIGPEVTAAAVKVLETIGRRFNHTFHIEYGSIGGIAIDKYKNPLPDETIKLCEESDAVLLGAVGGPKWDQNPSELRPEKGLLAIRKHFDLFANLRPVAAVPALLHASPLKEEVAQDVNMMIVRELTGGLYFGEPSRKTDKSAVDTLVYTREEIERIVEKAFELARLRKGKVTSVDKANVLESSKLWREIVEEKKQAYPDIEVEHALVDSCAMKLITNPGTYDVVVTENMFGDILSDEASVITGSLGVLPSASINSDNFGLYEPVHGSAPEIAGLGVANPAATILSVAMMLKYSFGLTTEASAIEAAVNTAFEDGFFTADLASPEQRVLSTKEWTDKIVDELDTQFVSNSIMFSYV, from the coding sequence ATGGAAAAGAGAGTAGCGGTATTACCAGGTGATGGAATTGGTCCAGAAGTGACAGCAGCAGCGGTTAAGGTGTTGGAAACGATTGGAAGACGCTTTAATCATACATTTCATATTGAATACGGATCAATCGGTGGTATAGCGATTGATAAGTATAAAAATCCACTTCCGGATGAAACAATTAAGCTTTGCGAAGAGAGTGATGCCGTTCTCTTAGGGGCAGTGGGAGGACCAAAATGGGATCAGAATCCTTCAGAACTGCGACCTGAAAAAGGCTTGCTGGCCATTCGGAAACACTTCGACCTTTTTGCCAATCTTCGTCCCGTGGCGGCCGTACCGGCTCTGCTTCATGCTTCTCCTCTAAAAGAAGAAGTCGCACAGGATGTCAATATGATGATTGTTCGGGAACTGACAGGCGGCTTGTATTTTGGAGAGCCGAGTCGCAAAACAGACAAATCAGCTGTGGACACACTAGTGTATACGCGGGAAGAAATCGAACGCATTGTGGAAAAGGCTTTCGAACTTGCGCGACTACGTAAAGGAAAAGTAACGTCTGTGGACAAAGCAAACGTGCTCGAATCGAGTAAGCTGTGGCGTGAAATTGTAGAAGAGAAGAAGCAGGCATATCCAGACATCGAAGTGGAGCATGCATTAGTCGACTCTTGTGCCATGAAGCTAATTACTAATCCTGGGACGTATGATGTTGTCGTAACGGAAAATATGTTTGGCGATATTTTGAGTGATGAAGCGTCTGTCATCACAGGTTCACTTGGCGTGTTACCGTCGGCTAGTATTAACAGCGATAACTTTGGGTTGTATGAGCCGGTACATGGATCTGCACCTGAAATCGCAGGTCTTGGTGTAGCGAATCCAGCAGCAACGATTTTATCGGTTGCGATGATGCTGAAATATTCGTTCGGACTGACAACGGAAGCGTCAGCGATTGAGGCGGCAGTTAACACGGCGTTTGAAGACGGCTTCTTCACAGCTGATCTTGCGTCACCAGAGCAACGCGTACTCTCCACAAAAGAGTGGACAGACAAAATTGTCGATGAGCTTGATACGCAATTTGTGTCCAATAGCATTATGTTTTCATACGTTTAA
- the ilvC gene encoding ketol-acid reductoisomerase gives MTKMYYNQDINEAVLQDKTIAVIGYGSQGHAHAQNLNDSGFNVIVGVREGKSFDQAKQDGLTVKTVREAAEAADVIMILLPDERQKAVYDEEIQPALKAGKSLVFAHGFNVHFGQIVPPADVDVFLVAPKGPGHLVRRTFEAGAGVPALFAVYQDVSGNAKDVALAYAKAIGSARGGVLETSFKEETETDLFGEQAVLCGGLTALVKAGFETLVEAGYQPELAYFETLHETKLIVDLMYEGGMAGMRYSISDTAEWGDFVSGPRVVDADTKARMKDILTDIQSGKFAREWIAENENGRPNFNRIEQEEAKHQIEEVGQRLRAMMPFVNEGAKTKEEEVVGSAKN, from the coding sequence ATGACAAAAATGTACTATAACCAAGATATCAACGAGGCAGTTCTACAAGATAAAACAATCGCGGTAATCGGATACGGTTCACAAGGTCACGCACACGCACAAAACCTAAACGACTCTGGTTTCAATGTCATTGTTGGTGTACGCGAAGGGAAATCTTTCGACCAAGCAAAACAAGACGGTCTAACGGTTAAAACAGTTCGTGAAGCAGCGGAAGCAGCAGACGTAATCATGATTCTTCTTCCAGACGAAAGACAAAAAGCAGTTTACGATGAAGAAATCCAACCAGCGCTAAAAGCAGGTAAATCACTTGTTTTCGCACACGGTTTCAACGTGCACTTCGGTCAAATCGTACCACCTGCGGATGTTGACGTATTCCTTGTAGCACCAAAAGGACCAGGTCACCTTGTTCGCCGTACATTCGAAGCTGGCGCAGGCGTACCTGCACTATTCGCTGTATACCAAGACGTATCAGGCAATGCGAAAGACGTTGCACTTGCGTATGCAAAAGCAATCGGTTCTGCTCGCGGTGGTGTACTTGAAACATCATTCAAAGAAGAAACTGAAACGGATCTATTCGGAGAGCAAGCAGTACTTTGCGGTGGTTTGACTGCACTCGTAAAAGCTGGATTTGAAACACTTGTAGAAGCAGGTTACCAACCAGAACTTGCGTACTTTGAAACACTACATGAAACAAAACTTATCGTTGACTTGATGTACGAAGGCGGTATGGCAGGTATGCGTTACTCAATCTCCGATACAGCTGAGTGGGGCGACTTTGTATCAGGTCCACGCGTTGTCGATGCAGATACAAAAGCACGCATGAAAGACATCCTAACAGACATTCAATCAGGTAAATTTGCAAGAGAGTGGATCGCGGAAAACGAAAACGGTCGTCCGAACTTCAACCGTATCGAGCAAGAAGAAGCGAAACACCAAATTGAAGAAGTGGGTCAAAGACTACGTGCAATGATGCCGTTTGTAAATGAAGGTGCAAAAACAAAAGAGGAAGAAGTGGTGGGCAGTGCGAAAAATTGA
- the leuC gene encoding 3-isopropylmalate dehydratase large subunit produces the protein MAKNIIEKIWDQHVVYEEQGKPDLLYIDLHLLHEVTSPQAFEGLRLANRTVRRPDLCFATMDHNVPTKNLPTIKDPIAKKQITTLQKNCDEFGVPLANMDHPDQGIVHIIGPELGLTQPGKTIVCGDSHTSTHGAFGAIAFGIGTSEVEHVLSTQTLWQSKPKTMEIRVNGKLGFGVAAKDIILAIIAKFGIDVGTGHIAEFTGEAIRNLTMEERMTVCNMSIEAGAKAGLISPDETTVSYLKGRRHVPEGEAFDEAAAAWLALASDEDATYDTVIEIDAASIEPFVTWGTNPAMGSGITAHVPYAKDFEDESDKEALKKALAYMGLEEGMPLTSIDIQHVFIGSCTNARLSDLRAAAKVIEGKKVHEAVTAIVVPGSRTVKKQAEEEGLDSIFLEAGFEWRESGCSMCLAMNDDVVPAGERCASTSNRNFEGRQGAGARTHLMSPAMAAASAIAGHFVDVRELQSANA, from the coding sequence ATGGCGAAAAATATTATTGAGAAAATTTGGGACCAGCATGTCGTATATGAAGAACAGGGGAAGCCGGATTTGCTGTATATCGATCTTCATTTGTTGCATGAAGTGACATCTCCTCAAGCATTTGAAGGCCTACGATTGGCGAATCGGACTGTGCGACGACCAGATCTTTGCTTTGCGACGATGGACCATAATGTGCCAACGAAAAATTTACCTACTATTAAAGATCCGATTGCTAAAAAGCAGATCACAACGCTTCAAAAGAACTGTGATGAATTCGGTGTTCCACTTGCTAATATGGATCATCCAGATCAAGGGATTGTCCACATCATTGGACCGGAGCTTGGACTGACACAACCAGGGAAAACGATTGTTTGTGGAGATAGCCATACGTCTACGCATGGTGCGTTCGGAGCGATTGCGTTTGGGATTGGAACGAGTGAGGTAGAGCATGTGTTATCAACACAAACACTTTGGCAATCCAAACCGAAAACAATGGAAATCCGTGTCAATGGAAAACTTGGCTTTGGCGTAGCAGCAAAAGATATCATTTTGGCGATTATCGCGAAATTTGGCATCGATGTTGGGACGGGCCATATCGCTGAGTTTACGGGTGAAGCGATTCGCAATCTGACGATGGAAGAACGGATGACCGTTTGTAATATGTCCATCGAAGCAGGAGCGAAAGCGGGTTTGATTAGCCCGGATGAAACAACGGTTTCTTATCTAAAAGGACGCCGACATGTTCCGGAAGGTGAAGCATTCGATGAGGCAGCTGCAGCTTGGTTAGCACTTGCTTCGGATGAAGATGCGACATATGACACGGTTATTGAAATCGATGCAGCTAGTATCGAGCCGTTTGTAACATGGGGAACAAACCCAGCAATGGGATCAGGCATTACCGCTCATGTTCCGTATGCGAAAGACTTTGAGGATGAGTCCGACAAAGAGGCATTGAAAAAAGCACTTGCTTACATGGGACTAGAAGAAGGTATGCCACTCACTTCTATCGACATTCAGCATGTCTTTATTGGCTCATGTACCAATGCACGGTTAAGTGACCTGCGAGCAGCTGCTAAAGTGATTGAAGGGAAAAAAGTGCACGAGGCAGTCACAGCCATTGTCGTTCCTGGCTCACGTACTGTGAAAAAACAGGCAGAGGAAGAAGGATTGGATTCCATTTTCCTTGAAGCGGGATTTGAATGGCGAGAATCGGGTTGCAGTATGTGCTTGGCGATGAATGATGACGTAGTCCCAGCTGGTGAACGTTGTGCATCAACGTCGAACCGGAACTTTGAAGGACGCCAAGGTGCGGGTGCGCGTACGCATCTGATGAGCCCGGCAATGGCGGCAGCCTCTGCAATTGCAGGCCATTTTGTAGATGTAAGAGAACTGCAAAGCGCGAATGCATAA
- the leuD gene encoding 3-isopropylmalate dehydratase small subunit, with protein MKPINEVVSVVTPLDRKNVDTDQIISKEFLKRIERTGFGKYLFYHWRYDANGAEVKEFVLNDERFKESTILVAHENFGCGSSREHAPWAIMDYGYNVVIAPSFADIFHNNCMKNGILPIKLSVSEVEELLANGQQQPYSITVNLEKQLVEGQDGKSYSFDIDPYYKQMLLNGWDEISLTFQYEEHIAKYEEQHVKQPV; from the coding sequence ATGAAGCCGATTAATGAAGTCGTGAGTGTTGTGACACCGTTAGATCGTAAAAACGTTGATACCGACCAAATTATTTCGAAGGAGTTCCTGAAACGCATTGAGCGGACAGGCTTTGGTAAGTATTTGTTCTATCATTGGCGATACGATGCAAACGGAGCAGAAGTGAAAGAATTTGTGTTAAATGATGAGCGATTTAAAGAATCGACAATCCTCGTTGCGCATGAAAACTTCGGTTGTGGCTCGTCAAGGGAGCATGCGCCGTGGGCGATTATGGATTATGGATACAACGTGGTCATAGCACCAAGTTTTGCGGATATATTCCATAATAACTGCATGAAAAATGGAATTCTTCCCATTAAGCTAAGTGTGTCTGAAGTAGAGGAACTGTTGGCAAATGGGCAACAGCAGCCTTACTCGATTACAGTAAACTTAGAAAAGCAACTAGTTGAGGGACAAGATGGCAAGAGCTACTCGTTTGACATTGATCCTTATTATAAACAAATGTTGTTAAATGGTTGGGATGAAATTTCACTGACATTCCAATATGAAGAGCATATTGCGAAGTATGAGGAACAACATGTGAAACAGCCGGTCTAA
- the ilvN gene encoding acetolactate synthase small subunit produces the protein MKRVITVTVINQSGVLNRVTGLLMKRQFNIESITVGHTEQPDMSKMTFVVNVEDERKIEQLVKQLSKQIDVLKVNDITEKSMVMRELALIKVISPPHVRSEMNSIIEPFRARILDSSKSVVTYQVVGHPDKIEAVIELLRPYGIKELTRTGATAMKRDMQKVQAPQLSILKQ, from the coding sequence ATGAAAAGAGTCATTACTGTAACAGTTATCAACCAAAGTGGAGTATTGAATCGAGTAACCGGGTTACTCATGAAAAGGCAGTTCAATATCGAAAGCATTACGGTCGGCCATACCGAGCAACCGGATATGTCGAAAATGACGTTCGTCGTCAATGTGGAGGACGAACGGAAAATTGAGCAGCTCGTCAAACAGCTGTCCAAACAAATCGATGTACTGAAGGTCAATGACATCACTGAAAAATCCATGGTGATGCGCGAGTTAGCGCTCATAAAAGTCATTTCACCTCCACATGTTCGAAGTGAAATGAATAGCATCATTGAACCGTTCCGAGCGAGAATTCTCGACTCTAGTAAAAGTGTCGTGACGTACCAAGTAGTCGGTCATCCCGATAAGATCGAGGCAGTCATTGAATTGCTACGACCATATGGCATTAAGGAATTGACACGCACAGGTGCGACAGCGATGAAGCGCGATATGCAAAAGGTTCAAGCGCCACAGTTATCTATTTTGAAACAATAA
- a CDS encoding sodium/glutamate symporter — protein sequence MDFSPWVLFTDIGLISLLLLAGTIIRAKVGFVQRMFLPASIIAGILALLLGPNGFKVLPFSDQMGTYPGILIAVIFGTLPLLSPRIDWKAIKTRVGSMWAYSQLAMVLMWGGGLLFAILLLNPFWDGLHDGFGLLLAAGFVGGHGTAAAIGATFAQNGWEEATSLAMTSATVGIISAILIGILFIKRGSAKGHTSFLASFDELPNELRTGLIPPGSRIKSETDTVSSISIDPYVFHLSIVTIIAMGGYYLSQLGAMLLPSVVIPAFSLAFLVGLLVKKIMNMTNTEKYMSTDVVNRISGSATDILVAFGIGSISVSVVLDYAVPLILLFVFGLCYAFLFFSVFSKKFFPQYWFEKGIFTWGWTTGTVAMGMALLRIVDPKGESKTLDDYGLAYIPIAPVEILLVTFAPMLVLQSQGLVFVGIVAVFALVIYLMSMKYNWLTRKKTS from the coding sequence ATGGATTTTTCACCATGGGTTTTATTCACGGATATCGGTTTGATATCTTTACTGCTGCTGGCAGGTACGATTATTCGCGCGAAAGTAGGATTCGTACAGCGCATGTTTTTACCGGCTAGTATTATAGCTGGTATTCTAGCATTGCTACTAGGGCCGAACGGTTTTAAAGTTCTGCCATTTTCCGATCAAATGGGCACGTATCCAGGTATTTTAATCGCGGTGATTTTCGGTACGTTGCCATTACTATCCCCGCGTATTGACTGGAAAGCGATTAAAACAAGAGTAGGGAGTATGTGGGCATACTCACAGCTCGCGATGGTTCTTATGTGGGGCGGGGGATTATTATTTGCCATCTTACTTTTGAACCCGTTTTGGGATGGTTTGCATGATGGCTTTGGTTTGTTGTTGGCTGCTGGTTTTGTTGGTGGACACGGAACGGCTGCAGCGATTGGTGCAACGTTCGCACAGAATGGTTGGGAAGAGGCTACTTCTTTAGCGATGACTTCTGCAACAGTAGGGATTATTAGTGCGATTTTAATCGGTATTCTCTTCATTAAACGAGGGTCTGCGAAAGGTCATACGTCATTCCTTGCATCGTTCGATGAATTACCGAATGAGCTTCGCACAGGGTTAATCCCTCCTGGATCACGCATTAAGTCTGAAACAGATACAGTTTCTTCAATTTCCATTGATCCATATGTATTCCACTTGTCGATCGTCACGATTATTGCAATGGGTGGATATTACTTAAGTCAGTTGGGCGCAATGCTGTTACCAAGCGTTGTCATTCCCGCATTTTCATTGGCGTTTTTAGTCGGTTTACTTGTAAAGAAAATCATGAATATGACGAACACCGAAAAGTATATGAGTACGGATGTTGTCAACCGTATTAGTGGTAGTGCGACAGATATTTTAGTTGCATTCGGAATTGGATCGATCAGCGTATCCGTTGTACTCGATTATGCTGTCCCGCTTATTCTATTGTTTGTCTTCGGGCTATGCTATGCCTTCCTATTTTTCTCCGTATTTTCGAAGAAGTTCTTTCCGCAGTATTGGTTTGAAAAAGGAATCTTCACATGGGGTTGGACGACAGGCACAGTGGCAATGGGCATGGCGCTTCTGCGCATTGTTGACCCGAAAGGTGAAAGTAAAACACTCGATGATTATGGCTTGGCGTATATTCCGATTGCGCCGGTTGAAATCTTGCTTGTGACATTTGCACCAATGCTCGTCCTGCAATCACAAGGTCTTGTCTTTGTAGGGATTGTTGCCGTATTTGCGCTTGTCATTTACTTGATGTCTATGAAATATAACTGGCTGACTCGTAAGAAGACGTCTTAA